A genomic stretch from Bosea sp. F3-2 includes:
- a CDS encoding cobaltochelatase subunit CobN: MHLLPTSEIRLDDGEDAVDLALSPGDVLVLSFTDSDLSALAVVADDGSLSVRLAPLRRLKHPLSVDVLIEKTAAQCRFVLVRCLGGLDYWRYGIEQLGAACRERGIPLVILPGDERDDPRLGEHATVPAEFAAELLAYFQAGGGAENMRRLLGLIGRYLAELKPSSACRHLLPRGEKEADMPVSPFSPRGRRWLGEAETDEGRRDAPDLAPVPLPSFFALGADGLPLPWRDALAALPADRPLAPILLYRSGVAAGDTAMAEAITAALAARSLAPLPLALTSLKDPAVTAELAALIATRRPELIVTTTAFSAREGADFVLDAADCPILQAMPVGSPREAWEASPRGLSAADLAMQVALPEFDGRIGAIPVAFKAEENDPAIGLSVRRLVPDADGVSALADLAAGWVALARKPAAERRLALVMSDYPARGGRAGFAVGLDTPASVTAIRKLLAGAGYSVDLPSSVIPGDPPGPTFGRPDGRLRETWDPCLSASDKGSGMDPGSSPLTRLVRDDGADLDEGARLMAALTAGPAGLSLPLTTYRTWLANIPAAARETLLAAHGAPDADPACHDGAFRFRAVRYGQLTVALQPPRDAAPDSKARYHDPDAPPGHAYLAFYLALREPEAIDALIHLGTHGTTEWLPGKAVALSAGCWPRLAVGGLPVIYPYVVDDPGEAAPAKRRLSAVTLGHLPPPLAEADAAGETALLRDLVEEFSQAQVLDPRRADIVAAEIRARAEASGLATSCGVAPDMEMNEALTRLDAHLCDIAELPFRDGLHVFGHSDADPASARNERENLLAALDGRFVPPGPAGAPHRGRPDVLPTGRNLSTLDPRAIPTRAATRLGKLAAQAVVSRHLQEHGDYPRRIVMDLWASPTLRSGGEDIARALALMGVEPLWDNASTRVTGFSIVPQPKLPFPRLDVTVRISGTFRDTFPGQIALIDQAARAVAALDEPDDWNEPAAARRRGEHGARIFGAAPGRYGAAMADRALDGDWTERAELGAAYLAASGHAYGGPEGMATADAGFADRIRTSDAFVHVSDTAGRDILEATSAADVIGGLAAAARALGADPALYSLDSSNPEAPKARTLAEDIARIVHGRLTHPRWIASQLAHGWRGAAELAEAVDTLFVFAASTDAVADGLFDAVFQAYCADPQIWVALEAANAPAAASIRSRLAEAARRGLWTSRRNSVGAFLAQEAPE, from the coding sequence ATGCACCTTCTCCCGACCAGCGAGATCAGGCTCGACGATGGCGAAGACGCCGTCGATCTCGCCCTGTCGCCGGGAGATGTGCTCGTCCTCTCCTTCACCGACAGCGACCTTTCGGCGCTGGCGGTGGTGGCAGATGACGGCAGCCTGTCGGTGCGGCTCGCGCCGCTCAGGCGACTGAAGCATCCGCTCTCGGTCGATGTCCTGATCGAGAAGACGGCGGCGCAGTGCCGCTTCGTGCTGGTGCGCTGCCTCGGCGGGCTCGATTACTGGCGCTACGGCATCGAGCAGCTCGGCGCAGCCTGCCGCGAGCGTGGCATTCCGCTCGTAATCCTGCCCGGCGACGAGCGCGACGATCCAAGATTGGGCGAGCACGCGACCGTGCCGGCGGAGTTCGCGGCCGAGCTGCTAGCCTATTTCCAGGCTGGCGGCGGCGCGGAGAACATGCGCCGGCTGCTGGGGTTGATTGGGCGGTATCTGGCAGAGCTTAAGCCCTCATCCGCCTGCCGGCACCTTCTCCCCCGAGGGGAGAAGGAAGCAGACATGCCCGTCTCGCCCTTCTCCCCTCGGGGGAGAAGGTGGCTCGGCGAAGCCGAGACGGATGAGGGCCGGCGCGACGCTCCCGACCTCGCGCCCGTCCCATTGCCGTCTTTCTTTGCACTTGGCGCCGATGGTCTCCCGCTGCCCTGGCGCGATGCACTCGCCGCCCTGCCCGCCGACCGGCCGCTGGCACCGATCCTGCTCTACCGCTCCGGCGTCGCCGCCGGCGACACGGCAATGGCCGAGGCGATTACCGCCGCCCTCGCCGCCCGCAGCCTCGCGCCCCTTCCGCTCGCGCTGACCAGCCTGAAGGACCCCGCCGTCACAGCCGAACTCGCCGCGCTGATCGCGACGCGCAGACCGGAACTGATCGTCACCACTACCGCGTTCTCCGCCCGCGAAGGCGCCGATTTCGTGCTCGACGCCGCCGATTGCCCGATCCTGCAGGCCATGCCCGTCGGCAGTCCGCGCGAAGCCTGGGAAGCCTCGCCGCGCGGTCTTTCGGCGGCCGACCTCGCCATGCAGGTCGCGCTACCGGAGTTCGACGGGCGGATCGGCGCCATTCCAGTGGCCTTCAAGGCGGAGGAGAACGACCCGGCGATCGGGCTCAGCGTCCGCCGGCTCGTGCCTGATGCGGACGGTGTCTCTGCGCTCGCCGATCTCGCGGCGGGCTGGGTCGCTCTGGCCCGGAAGCCAGCGGCAGAGCGTCGGTTGGCGTTGGTGATGTCGGACTATCCCGCGCGCGGCGGGCGGGCCGGCTTCGCCGTCGGGCTCGATACGCCGGCGAGCGTGACCGCGATCCGGAAGCTATTGGCGGGAGCGGGATATTCCGTCGATCTCCCCTCCTCGGTCATCCCGGGCGACCCACCGGGTCCGACCTTCGGTCGGCCCGATGGCAGGCTCCGGGAGACCTGGGATCCATGCCTGAGCGCTTCCGATAAAGGTTCAGGCATGGATCCCGGATCGTCGCCGCTGACGCGGCTTGTCCGGGATGACGGTGCGGATTTGGATGAGGGGGCTCGCTTGATGGCAGCCCTCACCGCAGGCCCGGCCGGCCTGAGTCTCCCGCTCACCACCTATCGCACCTGGCTCGCCAACATCCCCGCCGCCGCCCGCGAAACACTGCTGGCCGCACACGGCGCCCCCGACGCCGACCCCGCCTGCCACGACGGCGCCTTCCGCTTCCGCGCCGTGCGCTACGGCCAACTCACCGTCGCCCTGCAGCCGCCACGCGATGCCGCGCCCGACAGCAAGGCGCGCTATCACGATCCCGACGCGCCGCCGGGCCACGCCTATCTCGCCTTCTATCTCGCACTGCGCGAGCCCGAAGCCATCGACGCGCTGATCCACCTCGGCACGCACGGCACCACCGAATGGCTCCCCGGCAAGGCCGTGGCGCTCTCGGCTGGCTGCTGGCCGCGCCTCGCCGTCGGCGGTCTGCCGGTGATCTACCCCTATGTCGTCGACGATCCCGGCGAGGCGGCTCCCGCCAAGCGGCGGCTTTCGGCCGTCACGCTCGGCCATCTGCCGCCGCCGCTGGCCGAAGCGGATGCGGCCGGCGAAACCGCGCTATTGCGCGACCTCGTCGAGGAGTTCTCGCAGGCGCAGGTGCTCGATCCGCGCCGGGCTGACATCGTCGCCGCCGAAATCCGCGCGCGCGCCGAGGCGAGCGGGCTCGCCACGTCCTGCGGCGTCGCGCCCGACATGGAGATGAATGAGGCGCTGACGCGGCTCGACGCTCATCTCTGCGACATCGCCGAGCTGCCCTTCCGCGACGGCTTGCATGTCTTCGGCCATTCCGACGCCGACCCGGCCTCCGCGCGCAACGAGCGCGAAAACCTGCTCGCCGCGCTCGATGGTCGCTTCGTCCCGCCCGGCCCGGCCGGCGCGCCGCATCGCGGCCGGCCGGACGTGCTGCCGACCGGGCGCAATCTCTCGACCCTCGATCCACGCGCGATCCCGACGCGCGCTGCGACCCGGCTCGGCAAGCTGGCGGCGCAGGCAGTGGTTTCGCGCCATCTGCAGGAGCATGGCGACTATCCGCGCCGGATCGTCATGGATCTCTGGGCCTCCCCCACCCTGCGCTCGGGCGGCGAGGACATCGCCCGTGCGCTGGCGCTGATGGGCGTGGAACCACTCTGGGACAACGCCTCGACCCGCGTCACCGGCTTCAGCATCGTCCCGCAGCCGAAGCTCCCCTTCCCGCGCCTCGACGTGACCGTGCGCATCTCCGGCACCTTCCGCGACACCTTCCCGGGTCAGATCGCGCTGATCGACCAGGCTGCACGGGCGGTCGCGGCTCTGGACGAGCCGGACGACTGGAACGAGCCGGCCGCCGCCCGCCGCCGCGGCGAGCATGGCGCCCGCATCTTCGGCGCCGCGCCCGGCCGCTATGGTGCAGCAATGGCCGACCGCGCGCTCGACGGCGACTGGACCGAGCGGGCTGAGCTCGGAGCGGCCTATCTCGCGGCTTCAGGCCATGCCTATGGCGGGCCGGAAGGCATGGCCACGGCCGATGCCGGCTTCGCCGACCGCATCCGTACTTCGGACGCCTTCGTCCATGTCAGCGACACCGCCGGGCGCGACATTCTTGAGGCGACGAGCGCCGCCGACGTCATCGGAGGGCTTGCCGCCGCGGCCAGGGCGCTCGGCGCCGATCCTGCACTCTACAGCCTCGACAGCTCGAATCCGGAAGCGCCGAAAGCGCGCACGCTGGCCGAGGACATCGCCCGCATCGTGCATGGCCGATTGACGCATCCGCGCTGGATCGCCTCCCAGCTCGCCCATGGCTGGCGCGGCGCAGCCGAACTGGCGGAAGCGGTCGATACCTTGTTCGTCTTCGCCGCCAGCACGGACGCCGTCGCGGACGGGCTGTTCGACGCCGTCTTCCAGGCTTATTGCGCCGATCCGCAGATCTGGGTGGCGCTCGAAGCCGCCAACGCGCCGGCCGCCGCCTCGATCCGCTCGCGGCTGGCCGAGGCCGCCCGGCGCGGGCTCTGGACCAGCCGGCGCAATTCGGTCGGCGCCTTCCTGGCGCAGGAGGCGCCGGAATGA
- a CDS encoding precorrin-2 C(20)-methyltransferase: MRWRRTRNSRVSGTARTLLYGVGLGPGAPDLMTVRAREIILSADRLVHFCKRGRRGNARSTADAIIAPDPAREIELAFPVTTEANVGEPDYDGPIAAFYEEAAERLAAEMRAGRSLAVLCDGDPFFYGSFMHLWRRLSPRFPTEIVPGVTGMTGAWGEAGAPITWGDDVMTVLPGTLSEAELARRLADTDAAVIMKLGRNLPKVRRALTAAGLEGRAIYVERATMARQVVARLSDKADDEAPYFAMVLVPGEGRRL; the protein is encoded by the coding sequence ATGCGCTGGCGCAGGACAAGGAATAGTCGGGTGAGCGGGACAGCAAGAACCCTGCTCTACGGCGTCGGCCTCGGACCGGGCGCACCGGACCTGATGACGGTGCGGGCGCGGGAGATCATCCTCTCGGCCGACCGGCTGGTGCATTTCTGCAAGCGCGGAAGGCGTGGCAACGCCCGCAGCACCGCTGACGCCATCATCGCACCCGATCCGGCCCGCGAGATCGAACTCGCCTTCCCGGTCACGACCGAAGCCAATGTCGGCGAGCCCGACTATGACGGGCCGATCGCGGCGTTCTACGAGGAAGCAGCCGAGCGGCTGGCCGCAGAGATGCGGGCCGGGCGGTCGCTCGCGGTCCTCTGTGACGGCGACCCGTTCTTCTACGGCTCCTTCATGCATCTGTGGCGGCGGCTGAGCCCGCGCTTCCCCACCGAAATCGTGCCCGGCGTCACCGGCATGACCGGCGCCTGGGGCGAGGCCGGCGCACCGATCACCTGGGGCGACGACGTGATGACCGTGCTGCCCGGCACGCTATCGGAGGCAGAACTGGCGCGGCGGCTGGCCGACACCGACGCCGCCGTGATCATGAAGCTCGGCCGCAACCTGCCGAAGGTGCGCCGCGCGCTGACTGCCGCGGGGCTTGAGGGCCGTGCGATCTATGTCGAGCGCGCGACAATGGCGCGGCAGGTCGTGGCGCGGCTTTCCGACAAGGCCGATGACGAGGCGCCTTATTTCGCCATGGTGCTGGTCCCGGGCGAGGGGCGGCGGCTGTGA
- the cobG gene encoding precorrin-3B synthase: protein MSALPKEALRRGWCPSTLSPMETGDGWLVRLHPPGAKLAPAQLRRIAALAGEHGNGLIEISARANLQIRGVTPDSHPLLVERLLAEHLVDEHDGDGPQRLTLVSPLAGRDPNGLIDAIALAEQVELRARMIPGLPAKLVIIVDDGGVQALDGFVGDIRLVGIGAGRVALRLADRLWQGPLAEAGAAATIEAILRRFAALRAAAPDHIRRLRDLPPEALAGLSPLPETPAPAPRPRPRRAGLFALGEDRFAAVIGLPFGRCNAATLDRLGAGIEASAAEIRLSPWRGLAFRHLHLAEAERLLAFATDLGLITCDDDPRLSVQACAGSPACSRAEAPTMTDAAELATAAADLLAQGVTLHVSGCVKACAHPAAADLTLVGREGRYDVVSGGTTRDKPVATLDLSMLLARLQPGQEIRARLAEAARSTGPRG, encoded by the coding sequence ATGAGCGCACTCCCAAAGGAAGCACTGCGGCGCGGCTGGTGCCCGAGCACGCTCAGTCCGATGGAGACCGGCGATGGCTGGCTGGTGCGCCTGCATCCGCCCGGCGCGAAGCTGGCACCCGCGCAATTGCGGCGGATCGCGGCGCTGGCCGGCGAGCATGGGAACGGTCTCATCGAAATCTCGGCCCGCGCCAACCTGCAGATCCGCGGCGTGACGCCCGACAGCCATCCGCTTCTGGTCGAACGCCTGCTGGCGGAGCATCTCGTCGACGAGCATGACGGCGACGGGCCGCAGCGGCTGACACTGGTCTCGCCGCTGGCGGGCCGCGATCCGAACGGCCTGATCGATGCGATTGCCCTGGCCGAACAGGTCGAGCTGCGAGCCCGCATGATTCCCGGCCTGCCGGCCAAGCTCGTCATCATCGTCGACGATGGTGGCGTGCAGGCGCTGGACGGTTTCGTCGGTGATATCCGGCTCGTCGGCATCGGCGCGGGACGCGTCGCCTTGCGTCTTGCGGATCGTCTCTGGCAAGGGCCGCTCGCCGAAGCGGGGGCGGCCGCGACGATCGAAGCCATCTTGCGCCGTTTCGCGGCGCTGCGTGCCGCCGCCCCCGACCATATCCGCCGCCTGCGCGATCTCCCGCCCGAGGCTTTGGCCGGTCTGAGTCCTCTGCCCGAAACGCCCGCCCCCGCACCACGCCCCCGGCCTCGGCGCGCCGGGCTGTTCGCTCTGGGAGAGGATCGTTTCGCAGCGGTCATCGGCCTGCCCTTCGGGCGCTGTAATGCGGCGACGCTCGACAGGCTCGGCGCCGGCATTGAGGCAAGTGCAGCCGAGATCCGGCTTTCACCGTGGCGAGGACTGGCCTTTCGCCATCTCCACCTCGCCGAAGCGGAGCGCCTGCTGGCGTTCGCGACGGACCTCGGCCTCATCACTTGCGACGACGATCCGCGCCTGTCGGTGCAGGCCTGCGCTGGCAGCCCCGCCTGCTCGCGCGCCGAGGCGCCGACCATGACGGATGCGGCCGAGCTTGCCACGGCTGCGGCCGATCTGCTCGCGCAGGGCGTGACGCTGCATGTCTCCGGCTGCGTCAAAGCCTGCGCCCACCCCGCCGCGGCCGACCTCACCCTGGTCGGGCGCGAGGGGCGCTATGACGTCGTGTCCGGCGGCACGACGCGGGACAAGCCGGTCGCGACGCTTGACCTTTCGATGCTCCTGGCGCGATTGCAGCCTGGGCAGGAGATTCGCGCGCGGCTCGCCGAGGCCGCGCGTTCAACGGGACCGCGCGGTTGA
- a CDS encoding precorrin-8X methylmutase, which translates to MSRAYDYIQDGAAIYERSFAIIRAEADLARFSGAAERVVVRMIHACGMTDLPEDVEMSAGFAEAAQAALRAGAPILCDAKMVANGVTRARLPAGNEVICTLDDPQVPTLAAQMGTTRSAAAMELWKPRLAGSVVVIGNAPTSLFRLLEMLDAGAPKPAAVIGIPVGFVGAAESKQALARDGRVPCLVVHGRRGGSAMAAAAVNALAQDKE; encoded by the coding sequence TTGAGCAGGGCATACGATTACATTCAGGACGGGGCAGCGATCTATGAGCGCTCCTTCGCGATCATCCGCGCCGAGGCCGATCTCGCCCGCTTCAGCGGTGCGGCCGAGCGCGTCGTGGTGCGCATGATCCATGCCTGCGGCATGACCGACCTGCCCGAGGACGTCGAGATGTCGGCCGGTTTCGCGGAAGCTGCGCAGGCAGCGCTCCGGGCCGGCGCGCCGATCCTCTGCGACGCCAAGATGGTCGCCAACGGTGTGACACGTGCGCGCCTGCCGGCCGGCAACGAAGTCATCTGCACGCTCGACGACCCGCAGGTTCCGACGCTGGCGGCGCAGATGGGCACGACCCGCTCCGCCGCCGCGATGGAGCTGTGGAAGCCCAGGCTCGCCGGCTCCGTCGTCGTGATCGGCAATGCACCGACCTCCCTGTTCCGGCTGCTCGAAATGCTCGATGCCGGCGCCCCGAAGCCTGCCGCCGTGATCGGCATCCCCGTCGGCTTCGTCGGCGCAGCGGAATCGAAGCAGGCGCTCGCCAGGGACGGGCGCGTGCCCTGCCTCGTCGTGCATGGGCGGCGCGGCGGCTCGGCCATGGCGGCGGCGGCCGTCAATGCGCTGGCGCAGGACAAGGAATAG